From the genome of Candidatus Obscuribacterales bacterium:
GGCAAAATCATTGATTTAATCCTGTATGCTAAAGTCCGCTAGTTGCCGAAATGTTATAAACAGGTAGGAGGTATCATGCAACTTATTGCCGGTTTCTTACTGTTTTTAGTTTTGCTTCTAAACCAGAGTGCAGCTAGTGCTGCAGATGAGAATCAGCGGGCTTTATTTTCGGCTGGCTGTTTTTGGAAAGTGCAGTATGTGTTTAGCAAGGTGCCTGGCGTCATAAAAACTCGCGTTGGCTATTGTGGTGGTTCTATGACCAATCCGAGTTACGAGCAAGTTTGCACAGACAAGACAGGGCACGCTGAAACTGTAGAAGTTGTATTTGATCCCAAAAGAACCAGTTACGAAAATCTCCTAATGGTATTTTTTGACAAACATGATCCGACTACTCTGAACAGGCAGGGTCCTGATATTGGAACTCAGTATCGTTCGATGATTTTCTATACAACTCCGGAGCAAAAGATTGCAGCACTTAAGTATGTCGATGAACTTGAACGTTCCAAACACTTTTACGCACCAATCAGCACGAAAATTGAGGCTGCAGGCAAGTTTTATCCAGCCGAGGAATATCATCAAGATTATTACAAGAAACATGGCAATGTTTGTTTTTGAGGACCTATGAAGAAACTGCATTTACTAGCACTGTTTTTAATAGTTGTTTTTGGAATTACATCCTGTGTGCAAGCGAAGGAGCAAACTGTGACCGACAACAAAGATATGAGCGCGAAATCCGACAGCTACTGGAAGGAAAAACTCGATCCGCATGTTTACGAAGTGACACGCTGCAGTGCTACCGAAGCACCCTT
Proteins encoded in this window:
- the msrA gene encoding peptide-methionine (S)-S-oxide reductase MsrA, which codes for MQLIAGFLLFLVLLLNQSAASAADENQRALFSAGCFWKVQYVFSKVPGVIKTRVGYCGGSMTNPSYEQVCTDKTGHAETVEVVFDPKRTSYENLLMVFFDKHDPTTLNRQGPDIGTQYRSMIFYTTPEQKIAALKYVDELERSKHFYAPISTKIEAAGKFYPAEEYHQDYYKKHGNVCF